Part of the Halorhabdus utahensis DSM 12940 genome, ACGAGCGGTGTGGACGAGACGAACGACCCGGTGGAACTCGGCGTGACGCTGCTCGCGAACTTCGAGGACGCCGAACTGTCGATGGCCGAGGCGGTCGACCGGATCGAGACGGTCACGACCGATCCACACCTGACGCGTGAGATTCTCGATACCGCCGAACGCCGGGGGATCATCGAACGCGAGGCGGGACTCGTCCGCCCCACGACTGGACAGTACGTCTCCTTCGAGAGCCAGGTCGTGACTCGCGATGGGGACTTTTCGTGTCAGCGCTGTGGCGCGGGGCTCTCGACGGGCCATTTCATCCGGTTCGAGGACGACCGCGAGCTGGGGCCCTTCGGGTCCTCGTGCATCCGAAAAGTCACCGGCAGAGACTGAGCGAAAGGGGCTCCGTCGAACGGCCGTCACTCCGCTGAGCGGTTCTCGAGGAGGTGCTTGATCGCCCGATGTTGCTTTTTCAGCAGCTTGTTCTGTCGCTCGACGGCCGCGGAAAGCTCCGAAACCTGCTCGCGCAACGCCTCGACTTCGTCTGCGGTGGCCACGTCCGCGTTCGACGCCAGAGAACCCCGAGTCGGTTGGTCGGCAGTCGATTGCTCAGCAGTCGGTTGGTCGGCAGTCGGGGTTTCAGTGGGTGCTGATCCCGTGGAGGCAAACTCATCGGTTGTCTCGACCGCCTCACGGTGCTCGTTCACCGGCGTATCGGCAGTCGATTCCCGGGAC contains:
- a CDS encoding DUF5830 family protein, with protein sequence MDETNDPVELGVTLLANFEDAELSMAEAVDRIETVTTDPHLTREILDTAERRGIIEREAGLVRPTTGQYVSFESQVVTRDGDFSCQRCGAGLSTGHFIRFEDDRELGPFGSSCIRKVTGRD